In Arthrobacter sp. SLBN-83, one DNA window encodes the following:
- a CDS encoding DUF7793 family protein, with protein MSEFFTASCDGDLLRLQWVPEAHITYQTAVRAARVLEGLSGGRTLPLLVNLAGVAGLTPEARAGMNAYRGFSAVALIGDGAMGKVVAAFSQRALTPTAYFTDESEALTWLCEQGGRASIPREARQTER; from the coding sequence ATGAGTGAATTCTTTACCGCGTCTTGCGATGGGGACCTGCTGCGGTTGCAGTGGGTCCCGGAAGCCCATATAACCTACCAGACGGCGGTGCGTGCAGCCCGGGTTCTGGAAGGTTTGAGCGGTGGGCGCACTTTACCTCTCCTGGTTAATCTCGCCGGTGTCGCCGGACTGACGCCGGAGGCCCGGGCCGGCATGAATGCGTACCGCGGATTTTCGGCAGTGGCCCTCATCGGGGACGGGGCGATGGGTAAAGTCGTGGCCGCGTTCTCCCAGCGGGCCCTGACCCCCACGGCATATTTCACTGATGAATCCGAGGCCCTGACGTGGTTGTGCGAACAGGGCGGCAGGGCCAGTATCCCCCGCGAAGCGCGGCAAACGGAACGGTAG
- a CDS encoding alpha/beta hydrolase, translating into MTAQLPGVPAGEAILSAARRFTAAHGRKLRVGEVEWRYVRLGEGPPVLWLTGGLRRAGLGYDFLGRLARRHTVVAPDYPPVKRFTDFDDGVTAILRAEGIVRCDVVGQSYGGLLAQAFLAAHPGWINRLVLSSSGPADYGRPWVPALSVATLAARVLPKRWSASLLLAGLTGLLPAGADPDGNWAAVLRYIVRHDLTRADMVSHFAVAADLARKQLVRPERFHQWQGDAAVLRAENDRTQDARDIPRLQRLLGRPVQTISMGRAGHTAALLEPERYVQWLEKALG; encoded by the coding sequence GTGACCGCGCAACTCCCGGGCGTGCCGGCGGGGGAAGCAATCCTGTCGGCAGCGCGGCGTTTCACCGCTGCCCACGGCCGGAAACTCAGGGTCGGTGAGGTGGAATGGCGCTATGTAAGGCTGGGCGAGGGACCTCCAGTGCTCTGGCTAACCGGCGGCCTGCGCCGGGCTGGGCTGGGGTACGACTTCCTTGGGCGGCTTGCGCGCCGCCACACGGTGGTGGCGCCGGATTACCCGCCCGTGAAGCGATTTACCGATTTCGACGACGGCGTCACCGCCATCCTGCGCGCAGAAGGGATTGTGCGCTGCGACGTGGTGGGCCAGTCCTACGGCGGTTTGCTCGCCCAGGCGTTCCTTGCTGCCCATCCCGGGTGGATCAACCGGCTGGTGCTCTCCAGCAGCGGCCCGGCCGACTACGGCCGGCCCTGGGTGCCGGCCCTCTCAGTGGCAACTCTGGCAGCGCGGGTGCTGCCGAAGCGTTGGTCGGCTTCCCTGCTGCTCGCCGGCTTAACCGGATTGCTCCCAGCTGGGGCGGATCCCGATGGCAACTGGGCTGCGGTCCTTCGCTACATCGTCCGGCACGACCTGACCAGGGCAGACATGGTGTCGCATTTCGCGGTGGCCGCTGACCTGGCCAGGAAACAGTTGGTACGTCCGGAACGGTTTCACCAGTGGCAGGGTGACGCAGCGGTGCTGCGGGCGGAGAACGACCGCACCCAGGACGCCCGCGACATCCCCAGGCTCCAGAGGCTGCTGGGCAGGCCGGTGCAGACGATTTCCATGGGCCGCGCCGGTCACACCGCGGCGCTGTTGGAACCGGAGCGCTACGTGCAGTGGTTGGAAAAGGCGCTGGGCTGA